From Anopheles coluzzii chromosome 3, AcolN3, whole genome shotgun sequence, the proteins below share one genomic window:
- the LOC120960147 gene encoding 30 kDa salivary gland allergen Aed a 3-like encodes MKFLLLVASVLCLVLIVSARPTDDTSDQESSTELSEDAGAEEGAEDAGSDAEADAGAADGEEGATDTESGAEGDDSEMDSAMKEGEEGAGSDDAVSGADDETEESKDDAEEGSEEGGEEGGEEGGDGASGGEGGEKESPRNTYRQVHKLLKKIMKVDTKDKYLKSFVVGRLQERLMNPTIDLVSTIEKYSKIKECFSSLDKDVSAMVKESEKSYEECSKDKTNTSCGTEGTRELDDGLIEREQELSDCIVDKRDAE; translated from the exons atgaagTTTCTACTGCTTGTGGCTAGTGTATTATGCCTTGTGCTAATCGTATCCGCCCGTCCGACTGACGACACGTCTGATCAAGAATCATCTACTGAGCTAAGCGAAG ACGCTGGGGCAGAGGAGGGTGCAGAGGATGCTGGTTCAGATGCGGAAGCCGATGCCGGTGCAGCTGACGGTGAAGAAGGAGCAACGGACACAGAGTCAGGGGCTGAGGGTGATGATAGTGAAATGGACTCCGCTATGAAAGAAGGCGAAGAAGGTGCAGGTAGCGATGATGCAGTGAGTGGAGCCGACGATGAAACCGAAGAGTCAAAGGATGACGCAGAAGAGGGCAGCGAAGAGGGTGGTGAAGAGGGTGGCGAAGAGGGTGGCGATGGCGCGAGTGGCGGTGAAGGAG GTGAAAAAGAGTCCCCCCGTAACACGTACCGTCAGGTGCACAAGCTGCTGAAGAAGATCATGAAGGTTGACACCAAGGACAAGTACCTGAAGTCGTTCGTTGTGGGCCGTCTGCAGGAACGTTTGATGAACCCTACCATCGATCTGGTCAGCACTATCGAAAAGTATTCCAAG atTAAGGAGTGCTTCAGCTCACTGGACAAGGACGTATCAGCCATGGTAAAGGAGTCCGAAAAGTCGTACGAAGAGTGTAGCAAGGATAAGACCAACACTAGCTGCGGTACGGAAGGCACCCGGGAGCTGGACGATGGACTCATCGAAAGGGAGCAGGAACTGTCCGACTGTATCGTTGACAAGCGCGATGCAGAGTAG